The following proteins are co-located in the Micromonospora coriariae genome:
- a CDS encoding LppU/SCO3897 family protein codes for MIIALVVLLLLCPCLGLAGWAVWRAVDADSNAAPAPSVTAPAVPPVLPSDAPTSAAPSPSEDEFAKGDCVVNDGTEDDAELRKVPCGPNTYQVLLRIPATSDGNRCETLAPQATANYVHDNSVDLFDYVLCLKKR; via the coding sequence CTGATCATCGCGCTGGTGGTGCTGCTCCTGCTCTGCCCGTGCCTCGGCCTGGCGGGTTGGGCGGTCTGGAGGGCCGTGGACGCCGACAGCAACGCGGCGCCCGCGCCGTCGGTGACCGCGCCGGCCGTGCCGCCCGTCCTGCCCAGCGACGCGCCGACCTCGGCCGCGCCCAGCCCGAGCGAGGACGAGTTCGCCAAGGGTGACTGCGTGGTCAACGACGGCACCGAGGACGACGCGGAGTTGCGCAAGGTGCCGTGCGGCCCCAACACCTACCAGGTGCTGCTGCGGATTCCGGCAACGAGCGACGGGAACCGGTGCGAGACGCTCGCGCCGCAGGCCACCGCGAACTACGTACACGACAACTCGGTCGACCTGTTCGACTACGTGCTCTGCCTGAAGAAGCGGTAG
- a CDS encoding EamA family transporter: protein MSSPPPSAAALANRRAGTAPTLIWTALIVVYLLWGSTYLGIRIAVETLPPLTSAALRFVVAGAVLAVVLRLRRGPGALRVERRQLASAALIGALLLAGGNGLVVLAESGPPGVALPSGIAALLVATVPLLVVLLRSAAGDRPPVWTFAGVTLGFVGLVLLVLPAGGSDAVPLVGALTVVAGAVSWSVGSFLSGKIRMPADPFVATVYEMVAGALVLAVVAVGRGELRDFHPAEVSTRSWLALGYLMVAGSLVAFTAYVWLLHNAPISLVSTYAYVNPAVAVALGALLVAEPVTPQVLLGGAVIVAGVALVVTMERPRRPNTGSRSGTAREGDRR, encoded by the coding sequence ATGAGCTCACCTCCACCGAGTGCCGCCGCCCTGGCCAACCGCCGCGCCGGCACCGCGCCGACCTTGATCTGGACCGCGTTGATCGTGGTCTACCTGCTCTGGGGCTCCACCTATCTGGGCATCCGGATCGCCGTGGAGACGCTGCCACCGTTGACGTCGGCCGCCCTGCGGTTCGTCGTCGCCGGTGCGGTGCTGGCGGTGGTGTTGCGCCTGCGCCGGGGGCCGGGCGCGTTGCGGGTGGAGCGCCGACAGCTCGCCTCCGCCGCGCTGATCGGGGCGCTCCTGCTCGCCGGCGGCAACGGGCTGGTGGTGCTCGCCGAGTCCGGGCCGCCCGGAGTGGCGTTGCCGTCCGGGATCGCCGCGCTGCTGGTGGCGACCGTGCCGCTGCTCGTGGTGCTGCTGCGCTCCGCCGCCGGGGACCGACCCCCCGTCTGGACGTTCGCCGGGGTCACCCTCGGCTTCGTCGGTCTGGTCCTGCTGGTGCTGCCGGCCGGCGGTTCGGATGCCGTGCCGCTGGTCGGGGCGTTGACCGTAGTCGCCGGGGCCGTCTCCTGGTCGGTCGGATCGTTCCTGTCCGGAAAGATCCGGATGCCCGCCGACCCGTTCGTCGCCACGGTGTACGAGATGGTGGCCGGCGCGCTGGTGCTGGCCGTCGTCGCCGTCGGGCGGGGCGAGCTGCGCGACTTCCACCCGGCCGAGGTCAGCACCCGCTCCTGGCTGGCGTTGGGCTATCTCATGGTGGCCGGCTCGCTGGTGGCCTTCACCGCGTACGTCTGGTTGCTGCACAACGCGCCGATCTCGCTGGTCTCGACGTACGCCTACGTCAACCCGGCGGTCGCGGTGGCGCTCGGCGCGTTGCTGGTGGCCGAGCCGGTCACCCCGCAGGTGCTGCTCGGCGGAGCGGTGATCGTGGCCGGGGTGGCCCTGGTGGTGACCATGGAACGTCCCCGCCGGCCGAACACGGGATCGCGGTCCGGGACCGCGCGCGAGGGCGACCGGCGGTAG
- a CDS encoding prepilin peptidase, protein MSAVALVPVASLGVLVGLAVPALAGRFTPSPGHPPRPSRPCRWVWLSPAVTGVVFVGLAVALRADPALPVFLAVASVGLVLAVVDLACLRLPDSLVLATALLALGGLSGAALLADDPGRLLGALAGAAVAGAAHVLLALLPGSRLGFGDVKLAAVLGLPLGWLGRDALLAGLLLPHLLHGGLVLGLLAARRVRRDTLLPLGPALLAGAWLAVLLA, encoded by the coding sequence ATGTCGGCCGTTGCGCTGGTGCCGGTGGCGTCGCTCGGCGTGCTGGTCGGCCTCGCCGTTCCTGCGCTGGCCGGACGCTTCACCCCTTCGCCGGGGCACCCCCCGAGGCCGTCCCGGCCCTGCCGGTGGGTGTGGCTGAGCCCGGCGGTGACGGGCGTGGTGTTCGTCGGGCTCGCCGTGGCACTGCGTGCCGACCCGGCGCTGCCGGTCTTCCTCGCGGTGGCGTCGGTGGGGCTGGTGCTGGCCGTGGTCGACCTGGCCTGCCTGCGCTTGCCTGATTCGCTGGTCCTGGCCACGGCGCTGCTCGCTCTGGGCGGCCTCTCCGGCGCGGCGCTGCTCGCCGACGATCCCGGACGGCTGCTCGGCGCGCTGGCCGGAGCGGCGGTCGCCGGCGCGGCGCACGTGCTGCTGGCCCTGCTGCCCGGCTCCCGGTTGGGCTTCGGGGACGTGAAGCTCGCCGCGGTCCTCGGCCTGCCGCTCGGCTGGCTGGGTCGGGACGCCCTGCTGGCCGGGTTGCTCCTGCCGCACCTGCTGCACGGCGGCCTGGTGCTCGGCCTGCTCGCCGCGCGGCGGGTACGCCGGGACACCCTGCTGCCCCTCGGCCCGGCGCTGCTCGCGGGCGCCTGGCTCGCCGTGCTCCTCGCCTGA
- a CDS encoding UvrD-helicase domain-containing protein, which yields MPPFSAVPPGGLPPFVADLHIHSKYSRACSRDLTLPNLAWWARRKGIALLGTGDFTHPAWYDHLRDTLRPAEPGLYRLDPEAERDIARRLPPRLAGTAETDPVRFMLSVEISTIYKRDDRTRKVHHLIYLPDLDAVARFNAALGRIGNLGSDGRPILGLDSRDLLEITLEASPDGYLIPAHIWTPWFSALGSKSGFDAIADCYADLAEHIFAVETGLSSDPAMNWRVGSLDRYQLVSNSDAHSPPALGREATVLTAERNYFAVREALRTGDGLAGTIEFFPEEGKYHADGHRLCGINWSPERTRAADGRCPECGKPLTVGVLSRIEELADRAEGHRPAHAREVTHLVPLAEILGEINRVGARSKKVEGRLNELLAALGPELEILTTTPLTDIAQAGGELLAEGIGRLRRGDVRRVPGYDGEYGVITLFDPAELGGSAGTAQETLFDVPLPAQRKPAEPAARAAARRPAAAKPEPKRKVAPPPAPPIASPPSPHEPFEPMLAGMEEVGTGLLDRLDAMQRVAASAPGGPLLIVAGPGTGKTRTLTHRIAYLCAELNVFPEHCLAITFTRRAAEELRHRLDGLLGPVAEDVTVGTFHALGLSILRENADAAGLPVNFRIADDAERAAARSEAGDDPSGYTALLRKQDLVDLDELVSLPVELLRADRELVGRYRDRWRWIFVDEYQDVDAVQYELLRLLSPADGNLCAIGDPDQAIYSFRGADVGYFLRFSEDFTDARLVRLNRNYRSSAPILAAAVQAIAPSSLVRGRRLDPARLDPEAPLVGRYPAASVAEEADFVVRTVDELVGGLSHRSLDSGRIDGRSTTLSFSDIAVLYRTDAQAAPIVDALARANIPVQKRSHDRLRDRPGVAAIARELRHADGLAGSLAARVRLAGQVVAERFAVPTLDGAGVGRPEDVRSAVDLLTPLARRCGDDLETFLSQLATGAEVDALDPRAEAVTLLTLHAAKGLEFPVVFLVGAEDGLLPLRWPGSTPDEDAVAEERRLFFVGLTRAQDRLYVTHAARRVRHGVERDCAPSPFLGAIDPGLFERFGEAEPRRPKDRQLRLI from the coding sequence GTGCCCCCGTTCAGCGCCGTACCCCCCGGTGGCCTCCCGCCATTCGTCGCGGACCTGCACATCCACTCGAAGTACTCGCGCGCGTGCAGCCGCGACCTCACCCTGCCGAACCTCGCCTGGTGGGCCCGGCGCAAGGGCATCGCCCTGCTCGGCACCGGTGACTTCACCCACCCCGCCTGGTACGACCACCTCCGGGACACGCTGCGCCCGGCCGAACCGGGGCTCTACCGGCTCGACCCGGAGGCGGAGCGGGACATCGCCCGCCGGCTGCCGCCCAGACTCGCCGGCACGGCGGAGACGGATCCGGTCCGGTTCATGCTGAGCGTGGAGATCTCCACCATCTACAAGCGGGACGACCGGACCCGCAAGGTGCACCACCTGATCTACCTGCCCGACCTGGACGCGGTGGCCCGGTTCAACGCCGCGCTCGGCCGGATCGGCAACCTCGGCTCCGACGGCCGGCCGATCCTCGGCCTGGACTCCCGCGACCTGCTGGAGATCACCCTGGAGGCGAGCCCGGACGGATACCTGATTCCGGCGCACATCTGGACGCCGTGGTTCTCCGCGCTGGGCTCGAAATCCGGCTTCGACGCGATCGCCGACTGCTACGCCGACCTGGCCGAGCACATCTTCGCCGTGGAGACGGGCCTCTCCTCCGACCCGGCGATGAACTGGCGGGTCGGCAGCCTGGACCGCTACCAACTGGTCTCCAACTCGGACGCACACTCCCCGCCGGCGCTGGGCCGGGAGGCGACCGTGCTGACCGCCGAGCGGAACTACTTCGCCGTCCGGGAGGCCCTGCGGACCGGCGATGGCCTGGCCGGCACCATCGAGTTCTTCCCCGAGGAGGGCAAGTACCACGCGGACGGGCACCGGCTGTGCGGGATCAACTGGTCCCCCGAGCGGACCCGGGCCGCGGACGGACGCTGCCCCGAGTGCGGCAAGCCGCTCACCGTGGGCGTGCTCAGCCGCATCGAGGAGCTGGCTGACCGAGCGGAGGGGCACCGGCCGGCGCACGCCCGGGAGGTCACCCACCTGGTGCCGCTGGCCGAGATTCTCGGTGAGATCAACAGGGTGGGCGCCCGGTCGAAGAAGGTCGAGGGGCGGCTCAACGAACTGCTCGCCGCGCTCGGCCCCGAGCTGGAGATCCTGACCACGACGCCGCTGACCGACATCGCGCAGGCAGGCGGCGAGCTGCTCGCCGAGGGCATCGGGCGGCTGCGGCGCGGCGACGTGCGCCGGGTGCCGGGCTACGACGGCGAGTACGGCGTGATCACCCTCTTCGACCCGGCGGAGCTGGGCGGCAGCGCCGGCACGGCGCAGGAGACGCTGTTCGACGTACCGCTGCCGGCGCAGCGGAAGCCCGCGGAGCCGGCAGCCCGGGCGGCAGCCAGGCGCCCGGCGGCGGCGAAGCCGGAACCGAAGCGCAAGGTGGCCCCGCCACCCGCCCCACCGATCGCATCGCCGCCGTCACCGCACGAGCCGTTCGAGCCGATGCTCGCGGGCATGGAGGAGGTCGGCACCGGCCTGCTGGACCGGTTGGACGCGATGCAGCGGGTGGCCGCGTCCGCGCCCGGCGGCCCGCTGCTGATCGTGGCCGGCCCGGGCACCGGCAAGACCCGGACGCTGACGCACCGGATCGCGTACCTCTGCGCGGAGCTGAACGTCTTCCCCGAGCACTGCCTTGCCATCACGTTCACCCGCAGGGCCGCCGAGGAGCTGCGGCACCGCCTCGACGGCCTGCTCGGCCCGGTCGCCGAGGACGTCACAGTGGGCACCTTCCACGCGCTCGGGCTGAGCATCCTGCGGGAGAATGCCGACGCGGCGGGCCTGCCGGTGAACTTCCGGATCGCCGACGACGCCGAGCGGGCGGCGGCCCGGTCGGAGGCCGGCGACGACCCGTCCGGCTACACCGCGTTGCTGCGCAAGCAGGATCTGGTTGACCTGGACGAGCTGGTGAGCCTGCCGGTGGAGCTGCTGCGGGCTGACCGGGAGCTGGTCGGGCGGTACCGGGACCGCTGGCGGTGGATCTTCGTCGACGAGTACCAGGACGTCGACGCGGTGCAGTACGAGCTGCTGCGGTTGCTCAGCCCGGCCGACGGCAACCTCTGCGCGATCGGCGACCCGGACCAGGCGATCTACTCGTTCCGGGGTGCCGACGTCGGCTACTTCCTGCGCTTCTCCGAGGACTTCACCGACGCCCGGCTGGTCCGGCTCAACCGCAACTACCGCTCCTCGGCTCCTATCCTGGCCGCCGCCGTGCAGGCCATCGCGCCGTCCTCGCTGGTTCGGGGCCGACGGCTGGACCCGGCCCGGCTCGATCCGGAGGCGCCGCTGGTCGGCCGCTATCCTGCGGCGTCCGTCGCCGAGGAGGCCGACTTCGTGGTCCGTACGGTGGACGAACTGGTCGGCGGGCTGTCCCACCGGTCGCTCGACTCGGGTCGGATCGACGGGCGGTCCACCACGCTGTCGTTCTCCGACATCGCAGTGCTCTACCGCACCGACGCGCAGGCCGCGCCGATCGTGGACGCCCTGGCCCGGGCCAACATTCCGGTGCAGAAACGCTCACACGACCGGCTGCGGGACCGGCCCGGAGTGGCGGCCATCGCCCGCGAGCTGCGGCACGCCGACGGGTTGGCCGGCTCGCTGGCCGCCCGGGTGCGGCTGGCCGGCCAGGTCGTCGCGGAGCGCTTCGCCGTGCCGACCCTGGACGGTGCCGGCGTGGGCCGTCCCGAGGACGTCCGCTCTGCGGTGGATCTGCTGACCCCGCTGGCCCGACGCTGCGGCGACGACCTGGAGACGTTCCTGTCGCAGCTGGCCACCGGAGCCGAGGTGGACGCGCTCGACCCGCGGGCGGAGGCGGTCACCCTGCTGACGCTGCACGCCGCGAAGGGCCTCGAGTTCCCGGTGGTCTTCCTGGTCGGCGCGGAGGACGGGTTGCTACCGCTGCGCTGGCCGGGCTCGACACCCGACGAGGATGCGGTCGCCGAGGAGCGACGGCTCTTCTTCGTCGGCCTGACCCGCGCGCAGGATCGGCTGTACGTCACGCACGCCGCACGCCGTGTCCGCCACGGCGTCGAGCGCGACTGTGCGCCGTCGCCATTCCTCGGCGCGATCGATCCGGGGCTGTTCGAACGGTTCGGCGAGGCCGAGCCGCGCCGGCCGAAGGACCGCCAGCTCCGCCTCATTTGA
- a CDS encoding metallophosphoesterase, whose protein sequence is MLAVLGFVAVLALVIGLIHLYLWKRLIRDTTTPGRLRRIGGVAALVLALLVPATLVGTQAGFYWLAWPGYLWLAVMFYLLVLLAVLEVPMLATRLVLRRRVTAVEPTTAAPEPVLVGAAGPTDPPAASAVRAPDHDPARRLLLARGAAIFAGLTATGITGYGVRTALGPPQLDRVQIPLGKLPRSMDGLRIATVSDIHLGPLRGRAHTERIVAAINRLDADLVAVVGDLVDGSVAELGSAAAPLRGLRSRYGSFFVTGNHEYYSGVEEWVQEVDRLGLRVLQNQRQEIQARGGVLDLAGVNDLSGTGTGLAAGPDFAAALGGRDPSRPVVLLAHQPVQAKEAARYGVDLQLSGHTHGGQVVPFNLAVRLEQPVVSGLGEVDGTKVYVTNGAGFWGPPVRVGAEPQISLVELRSA, encoded by the coding sequence ATGTTGGCGGTTCTGGGGTTCGTGGCCGTCCTGGCGCTGGTCATCGGCCTCATCCACCTCTACCTGTGGAAGCGGCTGATCCGGGACACCACCACGCCGGGCCGCCTGCGACGGATCGGCGGCGTCGCGGCCCTGGTGCTGGCGCTGCTCGTGCCGGCCACCCTCGTCGGGACGCAGGCCGGGTTCTACTGGCTCGCCTGGCCGGGCTACCTCTGGCTCGCGGTGATGTTCTACCTGCTGGTCCTGCTCGCCGTGCTGGAAGTGCCGATGCTGGCCACCCGGCTGGTGTTGCGCCGCCGGGTCACCGCCGTCGAGCCGACCACCGCCGCACCGGAGCCGGTGCTGGTCGGCGCCGCCGGGCCGACCGACCCGCCGGCCGCCAGCGCGGTCCGTGCACCCGACCACGACCCGGCACGCCGGCTGCTGCTGGCCCGCGGTGCAGCCATCTTCGCCGGCCTCACCGCCACCGGCATCACGGGGTACGGGGTACGCACCGCGCTCGGCCCGCCGCAGCTGGACCGGGTGCAGATCCCGCTCGGCAAGCTTCCGCGCAGCATGGACGGCCTGCGCATCGCCACCGTCTCCGACATCCACCTCGGGCCGCTGCGCGGCCGGGCGCACACCGAGCGGATCGTCGCCGCGATCAACCGCCTCGACGCGGACCTGGTCGCGGTCGTCGGTGACCTGGTCGACGGTTCGGTCGCCGAGCTGGGATCGGCAGCCGCGCCGCTGCGCGGCCTGCGCTCCCGCTACGGCAGCTTCTTCGTCACCGGCAACCACGAGTACTACTCGGGTGTGGAGGAGTGGGTCCAGGAGGTGGACCGGCTCGGCCTGCGGGTGCTGCAGAACCAGCGGCAGGAGATCCAGGCGCGGGGCGGCGTACTCGACCTGGCCGGCGTCAACGACCTTTCGGGCACGGGCACCGGCCTCGCCGCCGGGCCGGACTTCGCCGCCGCCCTCGGTGGCCGCGACCCGAGCCGCCCGGTGGTGCTGCTCGCGCACCAGCCGGTGCAGGCGAAGGAGGCGGCCCGGTACGGCGTCGACCTGCAACTGTCCGGGCACACCCACGGCGGGCAGGTGGTGCCGTTCAACCTGGCCGTCCGGCTCGAACAGCCGGTGGTCAGTGGGCTCGGCGAGGTCGACGGCACCAAGGTCTACGTGACCAACGGCGCGGGCTTCTGGGGTCCGCCGGTCCGGGTCGGGGCCGAACCGCAGATCAGTCTGGTCGAGCTGCGCTCGGCATAG
- a CDS encoding MoaD/ThiS family protein — translation MDLRPLTVRYFAGARAAAGRSEEAVAAGRSLDDLTAELAQRHGDRLAAVLRVASFLVDGVTCHDRQAPLPGGATIDVLPPFAGG, via the coding sequence GTGGACCTGAGGCCGCTGACGGTCCGCTACTTCGCCGGCGCGCGCGCCGCCGCCGGCCGCTCCGAGGAGGCCGTCGCCGCCGGTCGGTCGCTCGATGACCTCACCGCCGAGCTGGCCCAGCGGCACGGTGACCGGTTGGCCGCCGTGCTGCGGGTGGCGAGTTTCCTCGTGGACGGCGTGACCTGTCATGATCGGCAGGCACCCCTGCCAGGCGGGGCCACGATCGATGTCCTGCCCCCGTTCGCGGGCGGCTGA
- the moaA gene encoding GTP 3',8-cyclase MoaA, translated as MSVTPRTDGVLVDRFGRVARDLRVSLTDKCNLRCTYCMPAEGLPWLAGPELLTDTEIVRLVRVAVERLGVTEVRFTGGEPLIRPGLVDIVAAVAALEPRPRISLTTNGIGLDRLAPALRTAGLDRVNVSLDTLDPDRFAQLTRRPRLDAVLAGLAGAAAAGLSPVKINSVLMRGVNEDEAPALLRFAVDHDYQLRIIEQMPLDAQHGWDRSTMVTAEEILASLRTRFDLSPDPAERGAAPAETWLVDGGPARVGVIASVTRPFCGDCDRTRLTADGQVRACLFATEESDLRAALRAGADDDDLARRWRTAMWGKRAGHGIDDPTFLQPTRPMSAIGG; from the coding sequence ATGAGCGTCACCCCGCGGACCGACGGCGTCCTCGTCGACCGGTTCGGCCGGGTCGCCCGGGACCTGCGCGTGTCCCTCACCGACAAGTGCAACCTGCGGTGCACCTACTGCATGCCGGCCGAAGGGCTGCCCTGGCTGGCCGGTCCCGAGCTGCTCACCGACACGGAGATCGTCCGGTTGGTCCGGGTGGCCGTCGAGCGGCTCGGCGTCACCGAGGTGCGGTTCACCGGCGGCGAGCCACTGATCCGACCCGGGCTGGTCGACATCGTGGCCGCGGTCGCCGCGCTGGAGCCCCGCCCGCGGATCTCGCTCACCACCAACGGCATCGGCCTGGACCGGCTCGCCCCGGCGCTGCGCACGGCCGGCCTCGACCGGGTGAACGTCTCGCTGGACACCCTGGACCCGGACCGGTTCGCCCAGCTCACCCGTCGCCCCCGGCTGGACGCGGTGCTCGCCGGGCTCGCCGGGGCCGCCGCCGCCGGGCTCAGCCCAGTGAAGATCAATTCCGTGTTGATGCGCGGCGTCAACGAGGACGAGGCACCGGCCCTGCTGCGCTTCGCCGTCGACCACGACTACCAACTGCGGATCATCGAGCAGATGCCACTGGACGCCCAGCACGGCTGGGACCGCAGCACGATGGTCACCGCCGAGGAGATCCTCGCCTCCCTGCGTACCCGCTTCGACCTCAGCCCCGACCCGGCCGAACGCGGCGCGGCGCCGGCGGAGACCTGGCTGGTCGACGGCGGCCCGGCCCGGGTCGGCGTGATCGCCAGCGTCACCCGCCCCTTCTGCGGCGACTGCGACCGCACCCGACTGACCGCCGACGGCCAGGTCCGCGCCTGCCTCTTCGCCACCGAGGAGTCCGACCTGCGCGCCGCCCTGCGCGCCGGCGCGGACGACGACGACCTGGCCCGACGCTGGCGCACCGCGATGTGGGGCAAGCGCGCGGGCCACGGCATCGACGACCCCACCTTCCTCCAGCCGACCCGGCCGATGTCCGCGATCGGGGGCTGA
- a CDS encoding fructosamine kinase family protein translates to MDLAYLRAHPAHLPTFLTHQRIRETPVAGGHICAAARLTLDDGHSVFTKSWPERADRPVPEGFFAAEAAGLRWLREADAIAVPEVIVALPDLLALDWVEPGEPTPEAAERFGRELADLHRAGAPAFGAAWPGFIGALEQDNTPDDGPWSTWFAQRRLAPYLRRSVDAGALSRDDAALVEQVIGRVGELGGNEPPARIHGDLWPGNVLWGADDRAWLVDPAAHGGHRETDLAQLALFGGIPHLARALAAYRESWPLPDGWRDRVPLHQLHLLLVHTALFGAGYRDAVVQNARAALGRPERATVDR, encoded by the coding sequence ATGGACCTGGCGTATCTGCGCGCGCACCCGGCACACCTGCCGACGTTCCTGACCCACCAGCGGATCCGGGAGACGCCGGTCGCCGGTGGGCACATCTGCGCCGCCGCCCGACTCACCCTGGACGACGGCCACTCGGTCTTCACCAAGTCCTGGCCGGAGCGGGCCGACCGGCCGGTGCCGGAGGGCTTCTTCGCCGCCGAGGCCGCCGGGTTGCGCTGGCTGCGCGAGGCCGACGCGATCGCCGTACCCGAGGTGATCGTGGCGTTGCCCGACCTGCTGGCGCTCGACTGGGTGGAGCCCGGCGAGCCGACGCCGGAGGCGGCCGAGCGCTTCGGCCGGGAGTTGGCCGACCTCCACCGGGCCGGGGCACCGGCCTTCGGTGCGGCCTGGCCCGGTTTCATCGGAGCGCTCGAGCAGGACAACACCCCCGACGACGGTCCCTGGTCGACGTGGTTCGCCCAGCGGCGGCTCGCGCCCTACCTGCGGCGATCGGTCGACGCCGGCGCGCTGAGCCGCGACGATGCCGCTCTGGTGGAGCAGGTGATCGGCCGGGTGGGCGAGCTCGGCGGGAATGAGCCGCCGGCCCGCATCCACGGCGACCTGTGGCCGGGCAACGTGCTCTGGGGCGCCGACGACCGGGCCTGGCTGGTGGACCCGGCGGCGCACGGCGGGCACCGGGAGACGGACCTCGCCCAGTTGGCGCTCTTCGGTGGCATCCCGCACCTGGCCCGGGCCCTGGCCGCCTATCGGGAAAGCTGGCCGCTCCCCGACGGCTGGCGCGACCGGGTGCCGCTGCACCAACTGCACCTGCTGCTGGTGCACACCGCGCTGTTCGGTGCCGGATACCGAGATGCCGTCGTCCAGAATGCCCGCGCCGCCCTGGGCCGGCCCGAGCGCGCTACGGTCGACAGATGA
- a CDS encoding DUF4192 domain-containing protein produces MTSTERPRLAVRSPADLLAAVPYLLGFHPADSVVAVALRGRRIIFAARADLPDPSTDPVERARHLAGVIRRQGAEAATVVGYGPPDRVTPSVDAVRAALTGAGLEVLDALRVTDGRWWSYLCAEVDCCPPEGRRYDPAANQVTASAVFAGQVALPDRAALVAQVSPVDGPARDALRAATARAERRLADLVEQAPASDLLGGRALRSAGVAAVRAAQHRQRRGERLDDDEVAWLSLLLTHLPIRDHAWERTDGRDRDIALWTDVLRRAESELTAAPGALLAFAAWRAGQGALAAVALERTLSLHPDYSLAVLLDDLLRRGVPPSELDGWPSVGMPGVVRPRRRRRRGSR; encoded by the coding sequence ATGACCTCGACCGAACGCCCCCGGCTCGCCGTCCGCTCACCCGCCGACCTGCTCGCCGCCGTGCCGTACCTGCTCGGCTTCCACCCCGCCGACAGCGTGGTCGCGGTGGCGCTGCGCGGGCGGCGGATCATCTTCGCCGCCCGCGCCGACCTGCCCGATCCGTCGACCGATCCGGTCGAGCGGGCACGGCACCTGGCCGGGGTGATCCGTCGCCAGGGCGCGGAGGCCGCGACCGTGGTGGGCTACGGGCCGCCGGACCGGGTGACGCCGAGCGTGGACGCGGTGCGCGCCGCCCTGACCGGGGCCGGGCTGGAGGTGCTGGACGCGCTGCGGGTGACCGACGGCCGGTGGTGGTCCTATCTCTGCGCCGAGGTCGACTGCTGTCCGCCCGAGGGCCGGCGCTACGACCCGGCCGCCAACCAGGTGACCGCCTCGGCGGTCTTCGCCGGCCAGGTCGCGCTCCCCGACCGGGCCGCCCTCGTGGCCCAGGTGTCACCGGTCGACGGCCCGGCGCGCGACGCGCTGCGCGCGGCCACCGCGCGGGCCGAGCGGCGACTGGCCGACCTGGTCGAGCAGGCGCCCGCGAGCGATCTGCTCGGCGGCCGGGCGCTGCGCTCTGCCGGGGTTGCGGCGGTCCGTGCGGCGCAACACCGGCAACGGCGCGGCGAACGGCTCGACGACGACGAGGTGGCCTGGCTGAGCCTGCTGCTGACGCATCTGCCGATCCGCGACCACGCCTGGGAACGCACCGATGGCCGTGACCGGGACATCGCCCTCTGGACCGACGTGCTGCGCCGGGCCGAGTCGGAGCTGACCGCCGCTCCGGGCGCACTGCTGGCGTTCGCGGCCTGGCGGGCGGGGCAGGGGGCGTTGGCGGCGGTCGCGCTCGAGCGCACGCTGAGCCTGCACCCCGACTACTCCCTGGCCGTGCTGCTGGACGACCTGCTCCGGCGCGGCGTGCCCCCGTCCGAGCTGGACGGCTGGCCGTCGGTCGGGATGCCCGGCGTGGTCCGCCCTCGCAGGAGGCGCCGACGTGGCAGCCGCTGA
- a CDS encoding GAP family protein has protein sequence MTAGLLLSLAGLALVDSTSIGTLFIPVWLLLAPGTVNARRILVYLGTIAVFYFAVGLLLAVGGSRLADVFGGALDNRPVLWAQLVLGVGLFALSFRYDGKRRPRGGGVLRWRDRVTAGDSSARWLVGLALLAALAEMATMLPYLGAVGLLTTSGLGAAEIVGLLAGYCLVMVLPAVLLLGARMAWPSLVEPVLVRLNAWIVRHSGGMLGWILGIAGFLLARDAAIRLGLFD, from the coding sequence ATGACCGCCGGGTTGCTGTTGTCGCTCGCGGGGCTGGCCCTGGTCGACAGCACCAGCATCGGCACCCTCTTCATCCCGGTCTGGTTGCTGCTCGCGCCCGGGACGGTCAACGCCCGGCGGATCCTCGTCTACCTCGGCACCATCGCCGTCTTCTACTTCGCGGTCGGGCTGCTGCTCGCCGTGGGGGGCAGCCGGCTGGCCGACGTATTCGGCGGGGCGCTGGACAACCGGCCGGTGCTCTGGGCACAGCTCGTCCTCGGGGTCGGGCTGTTCGCGCTCAGCTTCCGGTACGACGGCAAACGACGCCCGCGCGGCGGCGGTGTGCTGCGCTGGCGGGACCGGGTCACCGCCGGCGACTCCTCGGCGCGATGGCTGGTGGGGCTGGCGCTACTCGCCGCGCTCGCGGAGATGGCGACGATGCTGCCGTATCTCGGGGCGGTCGGCCTGTTGACCACGTCCGGGCTCGGCGCGGCGGAGATCGTGGGGTTGCTCGCCGGCTACTGCCTGGTCATGGTGCTGCCGGCGGTGCTGCTGCTGGGGGCGCGGATGGCCTGGCCGAGTCTGGTCGAGCCGGTGCTGGTCCGGCTCAACGCCTGGATCGTGCGGCACTCCGGCGGCATGCTCGGCTGGATCCTCGGCATCGCCGGCTTCCTGCTGGCCCGTGACGCCGCGATCCGGTTGGGGCTGTTCGACTAG